One part of the Francisella adeliensis genome encodes these proteins:
- a CDS encoding NCS2 family permease: protein MAIPKQIRHAVVVGIGLLIAVIALKSANIISSDPVNMIQMSKLNISFALFLGGLLFTGFLIYLRYSSAMILGVVLITVIYLLIDSLFPNLALSTHFNGILSMPNFSTFAQLDLINSLSIALWPAMFAFIFTILFDSMTGAIGVCEAGGLVDKNGDPRNFKEILAVDGISGVISGILGTSSAIGYIESVAGIEVGAKTGISAIVTGFLFLPFLFLSPLLALVPAVATAPVLFIVGIHMVKTVRDIEWENIQEAIPALLTILIIPLTGSITHGVILGLLLWSGFKIMTVGIKGVSKTLLVINILSIVLLALDVIS from the coding sequence ATGGCTATCCCAAAACAGATAAGACATGCAGTTGTCGTAGGCATTGGACTATTGATTGCTGTAATTGCTTTAAAATCTGCAAATATAATATCATCAGACCCTGTAAATATGATCCAAATGTCTAAACTCAATATTTCATTTGCTTTATTTCTAGGTGGATTATTATTCACTGGATTCTTAATATATTTAAGATACTCAAGTGCAATGATTTTAGGTGTTGTTCTTATAACTGTTATTTATTTACTAATAGATTCCCTATTTCCAAATCTAGCTCTTTCAACTCATTTTAATGGCATTTTATCGATGCCAAACTTCTCTACATTTGCTCAACTAGACCTTATCAACTCTCTATCCATTGCTCTTTGGCCAGCAATGTTTGCTTTCATTTTTACAATTTTGTTTGATAGTATGACAGGAGCTATAGGAGTCTGTGAGGCTGGTGGACTAGTAGATAAAAATGGCGACCCAAGAAACTTCAAGGAAATACTAGCTGTTGATGGTATTTCAGGTGTCATATCAGGTATTCTGGGTACTAGTTCGGCTATAGGTTATATCGAGTCTGTTGCAGGTATTGAGGTTGGGGCTAAAACAGGTATTAGTGCTATTGTTACAGGTTTTTTATTCCTTCCATTTTTGTTCTTATCACCTCTACTTGCTTTAGTTCCAGCTGTAGCTACGGCACCTGTACTTTTTATAGTAGGTATACATATGGTAAAAACTGTTCGAGATATTGAATGGGAAAATATCCAAGAAGCAATACCTGCATTACTCACTATCTTAATAATCCCCTTAACGGGATCTATAACTCACGGAGTTATTTTAGGGTTACTACTTTGGAGTGGATTTAAAATAATGACTGTCGGCATTAAAGGTGTTTCTAAAACTCTTTTAGTTATAAATATTTTATCTATAGTACTTCTTGCATTAGATGTTATATCTTAA
- the parE gene encoding DNA topoisomerase IV subunit B: MQNYNAKSIEVLTGLDPVKKRPGMYTNTESPNHLVQEIVDNSVDEVLAGFASNIEINLYEDNSIEVIDNGRGMPVDIHPEHQISGIELIMTKLHSGGKFNNKNYTHSGGLHGVGVSVVNALSSKLEAEIRRDGKLYQIVFEDGIKTQELQVIGTVGKKNTGTKVRFWPDKKYFDDIKINIKALKNLLEAKAILCKDLTIKYSNIAKKEKITWHFNAGLKGYLDHKLDAETLPAEPFFIDNFSNGESFLDAVFCWCDAPLEQIKNSYVNLIPTPQDGTHVTGLKNGVYDAIKTYIDKNSLGLKNIKVTANDSFAQLNYVISVKITNPQFAGQTKEKLSNKDVTAFVATTVKDLLTIWLNQHPDEATEIVENINKIAQKRVNADKKTARKRIMNTTIRLPGKLTDCISSDINSTELFIVEGDSAGGSAKQARDKNFQAVMPLKGKILNSWELDADTIMNSQEVHNIATAIGVDPDSDDISGLRYNKICVLADADSDGLHIATLLCAMFLKHFRKLIEEGHIYIAQPPLFRIDIGKSTFYALDELEKDNILRENSKLTGKINIMRFKGLGEMNPTQLRESAMDVSSRRLLQLTLSPEDSDNEALDRLLAKKRSKDRRDWLEVHGDKAEIE, translated from the coding sequence ATGCAAAATTATAACGCTAAATCCATTGAAGTTTTAACGGGTCTTGATCCAGTTAAAAAAAGACCTGGTATGTACACCAATACAGAAAGTCCAAATCATTTGGTTCAAGAAATAGTTGACAACAGTGTTGATGAAGTTTTAGCAGGTTTTGCAAGTAACATTGAAATAAATCTTTATGAAGACAATAGTATTGAAGTTATAGATAATGGTCGAGGAATGCCAGTTGATATCCATCCTGAACACCAAATTTCAGGAATAGAACTTATCATGACTAAATTACACTCTGGTGGTAAATTCAATAATAAGAACTATACTCACTCTGGTGGTTTACATGGTGTTGGTGTATCTGTAGTAAATGCTCTTTCATCAAAACTTGAAGCTGAAATCAGAAGAGATGGTAAGCTTTATCAAATAGTTTTTGAAGATGGTATCAAAACTCAAGAACTACAAGTAATAGGAACAGTTGGCAAGAAAAATACCGGTACAAAAGTAAGATTCTGGCCAGATAAAAAATATTTTGATGATATTAAGATAAACATTAAAGCATTAAAAAACTTATTAGAAGCAAAAGCAATCCTTTGCAAAGATTTGACAATCAAATACTCTAACATCGCAAAAAAAGAGAAAATAACTTGGCACTTTAATGCTGGACTAAAAGGATATTTAGACCATAAATTAGATGCTGAGACTTTACCTGCTGAACCTTTTTTTATAGATAACTTTTCGAACGGCGAATCTTTTTTAGATGCTGTCTTTTGCTGGTGTGATGCTCCTCTTGAACAAATCAAAAACAGCTATGTAAACCTCATCCCTACGCCTCAAGATGGTACACATGTTACAGGGCTCAAAAATGGTGTTTATGATGCCATCAAAACATATATAGATAAAAACTCTCTTGGACTTAAAAACATCAAAGTCACAGCTAATGACTCATTTGCTCAACTAAACTATGTGATTTCTGTAAAAATCACCAATCCTCAGTTTGCAGGTCAAACTAAAGAAAAACTTTCTAATAAGGATGTAACAGCATTTGTAGCAACTACAGTTAAAGACTTACTTACAATATGGTTAAACCAACACCCTGATGAGGCTACTGAGATAGTCGAAAATATAAATAAAATTGCTCAAAAACGAGTAAATGCTGATAAAAAAACTGCGCGTAAACGCATTATGAACACAACTATCCGTTTACCTGGCAAGCTTACAGACTGTATTAGCTCAGATATAAATTCTACCGAACTTTTTATTGTTGAGGGAGACTCTGCTGGAGGCTCGGCAAAACAAGCTCGTGATAAAAACTTCCAAGCTGTAATGCCATTAAAAGGTAAGATACTAAATAGTTGGGAACTCGATGCTGATACTATTATGAACTCTCAAGAAGTACATAATATCGCAACTGCAATCGGAGTTGACCCTGATAGCGATGACATCTCAGGACTTAGATATAATAAAATTTGCGTATTAGCCGATGCAGACTCAGATGGTCTACATATCGCAACCCTACTGTGTGCAATGTTTTTAAAGCATTTTAGGAAACTTATAGAAGAAGGACATATCTATATCGCCCAACCTCCTTTGTTTAGAATAGATATTGGCAAAAGTACCTTCTATGCTCTTGATGAGTTAGAAAAAGATAATATTCTTAGAGAAAATTCTAAGCTTACTGGTAAGATAAATATTATGCGTTTTAAAGGTCTAGGCGAAATGAACCCCACTCAATTGCGTGAATCTGCAATGGATGTATCGTCTCGTAGACTTTTACAACTAACACTATCTCCTGAAGATAGCGATAATGAAGCTCTTGATAGACTTTTAGCTAAAAAACGCTCTAAAGATCGCCGTGATTGGCTAGAAGTACATGGTGATAAAGCTGAAATAGAGTAG
- the bamB gene encoding outer membrane protein assembly factor BamB encodes MKIIRFGLIATLLAFLISSCSKSNVPPPTPLDKFPPRDVTVHVKWRTKTGNGNDGLANYQVAPIFENDTVFVPNQNGKIFALGITNGKVIWQKDTQMNISAQPNTIANALIFGSIKGDLEAVDVQTGETLWHANMPSSLFAQPTIYDSIIYTHTHDGSVASFDAKDGSKNWSVSNNVPEISLPGNSSPIVLNNTVMIGSEFGTVLGFTVDEGDRTINIPIAIAHGSSPADKMVDINANPMLYGDYLIFATYQGAIVALDRDNGKMLWAKKSSIINNMAINDNVIFSTQADSLLKAFDIENGKTVWTNDTLKWRKLTEPVYYKGLIVVGDYQGYLHFFNSLNGEYLGRYKLTPKSKIFNHGISAKLVPTEKGIIIQSDNGNAYLVDAYSDKVIYDTILGDYTVDRGSEIKHINQAKEFISKNPIPVTTDKVKRLKKATIVIGDFTKDDK; translated from the coding sequence ATGAAAATAATTCGTTTTGGCTTAATTGCTACTCTCTTAGCATTTTTAATAAGTAGTTGCTCAAAGAGTAATGTACCACCTCCAACTCCTCTTGATAAGTTTCCTCCTCGTGATGTTACAGTTCATGTAAAATGGCGAACTAAAACAGGAAATGGAAATGATGGGCTTGCAAACTATCAAGTAGCTCCTATCTTTGAAAATGATACGGTATTTGTGCCTAATCAAAACGGTAAGATTTTCGCTCTTGGAATAACAAACGGCAAGGTCATTTGGCAGAAAGATACCCAGATGAATATCTCTGCACAACCAAACACTATTGCCAACGCTTTAATCTTTGGCTCAATAAAAGGTGATTTAGAAGCTGTTGATGTTCAAACAGGTGAAACCTTATGGCATGCAAATATGCCAAGCAGCTTATTTGCTCAACCAACTATTTACGATAGTATTATTTACACGCATACTCATGATGGTTCAGTTGCTTCATTTGATGCCAAAGATGGTAGTAAAAATTGGAGTGTTTCAAACAATGTCCCAGAGATTTCACTTCCAGGCAACTCTTCGCCAATTGTATTAAACAACACAGTGATGATTGGTTCTGAATTTGGTACTGTGCTTGGCTTTACTGTAGATGAAGGCGATAGAACTATAAACATACCAATAGCTATAGCACATGGCTCTTCACCTGCAGATAAGATGGTAGATATAAATGCTAACCCTATGCTATACGGCGACTATCTTATATTCGCTACTTATCAAGGAGCTATTGTCGCTTTAGATAGAGATAACGGTAAAATGTTATGGGCTAAAAAATCATCTATCATAAATAATATGGCTATAAATGATAATGTGATTTTCTCCACTCAAGCTGACAGCCTCTTGAAAGCTTTTGATATCGAAAATGGCAAAACGGTTTGGACAAATGATACTTTAAAATGGCGCAAACTAACGGAGCCTGTTTATTATAAGGGTTTAATTGTAGTTGGCGATTATCAAGGCTATCTACATTTTTTCAACTCTCTTAATGGTGAGTACTTAGGACGTTATAAGCTAACCCCTAAAAGCAAAATATTTAACCATGGGATATCAGCTAAACTAGTTCCGACTGAAAAAGGAATCATTATCCAGTCTGATAATGGCAACGCATATTTAGTTGATGCCTATAGTGATAAAGTAATATATGATACTATATTAGGTGATTATACAGTTGACAGAGGTTCTGAAATTAAACATATAAATCAAGCCAAAGAATTTATATCTAAAAACCCTATCCCTGTGACAACAGATAAAGTCAAAAGACTTAAAAAAGCAACTATAGTAATCGGTGATTTCACTAAAGATGACAAGTAG
- a CDS encoding YfgM family protein, with protein MKDLSPKHKQAVYLVLIIVAVAVIIVGILQYSKSKNSENMLEASSLYQKALITNENPSISNSQKIASFDSVTTMYPNTSYGILASWQVADLYIIAKRLDSNRPVSKNDYNKAILALANSANNNPKDNLTNITNTKLASLYIQTNQTDNAIKTLQNIPDLDNNAYPLMILGQAYAQKGDKSKALKVWKEASQDPNSTPEFKQIISQLINNTN; from the coding sequence ATAAAAGATTTATCACCTAAGCACAAGCAAGCTGTCTATTTAGTATTAATAATTGTAGCTGTTGCTGTAATTATAGTAGGCATACTTCAATATTCTAAATCTAAAAATAGTGAAAACATGCTTGAAGCTTCTTCACTATACCAAAAAGCTTTAATTACAAATGAAAACCCTAGTATTTCAAATTCTCAAAAAATAGCAAGTTTTGATAGCGTTACTACAATGTACCCTAATACTAGCTATGGGATTCTTGCTAGCTGGCAGGTTGCCGATCTCTACATAATAGCAAAAAGATTAGACTCAAACAGACCTGTTTCAAAGAATGATTATAACAAAGCTATATTAGCACTAGCCAATAGTGCTAACAATAACCCAAAAGATAATTTGACTAATATTACAAATACGAAGTTAGCTAGTCTTTACATACAAACTAACCAGACTGATAATGCAATTAAAACATTACAAAACATTCCTGATTTAGATAATAATGCTTATCCTCTTATGATACTAGGCCAAGCCTATGCTCAAAAAGGAGACAAATCAAAGGCGTTGAAAGTCTGGAAAGAAGCTTCTCAAGATCCAAACAGTACTCCAGAATTTAAACAAATCATTTCTCAGCTTATAAACAATACTAATTAA
- the cysS gene encoding cysteine--tRNA ligase, whose product MIFYNSLSGKKEKFKPIKPNKISMYACGVTVYDDCHIGHARTYIAFDVINRYFKYRGYDVTLVRNITDIDDKIIKRANENGESTEALVARNIKAMHDVFASLNILTPDHEPKATETITEMVQMIEILINKGFAYQGTNGDVFYRVDKFDGYGKLSKQNIEALQQGARVEISDIKENPMDFVLWKMAKEGEPAWDSPWGAGRPGWHIECSAMSKKLLGETFDIHAGGSDLRFPHHENEIAQSEACNECTFANYWLHSGMVKVNAEKMSKSLNNFFTIVEVLKEYHPEVVRYFLASNVYRSEINYSQENLDNAKASIERLFTAMRGVEPVEVNLPEDATEYEQKFIKAMDNDFNAPEALAVLFSLAKEINTLKTTNKFKASGYAFLLRKLCDVLGILFTDVEEYFTQDNSIDATEIEKLITERAQAKKDKNYARADEIRDELTEQGIVLEDSATGTIWKKG is encoded by the coding sequence ATGATTTTTTATAACTCTCTTTCCGGTAAAAAAGAAAAATTTAAACCCATAAAACCTAACAAGATCAGTATGTATGCTTGTGGTGTAACTGTTTATGATGATTGCCATATTGGTCATGCCCGTACTTACATCGCTTTTGATGTAATTAACAGATACTTCAAGTACCGTGGTTATGATGTAACTTTAGTAAGAAATATCACAGATATTGATGACAAAATCATCAAAAGAGCTAATGAAAATGGTGAGTCTACAGAAGCACTAGTTGCTAGAAATATCAAAGCTATGCATGATGTATTTGCTAGTTTAAATATTCTAACTCCAGATCACGAGCCTAAAGCTACCGAAACAATCACTGAAATGGTTCAGATGATTGAAATTCTAATAAATAAAGGTTTTGCATATCAAGGTACCAATGGTGATGTTTTTTATCGTGTAGATAAGTTTGATGGCTATGGTAAACTTAGTAAACAAAATATAGAAGCTCTACAACAAGGTGCAAGAGTAGAAATATCTGATATTAAAGAAAATCCTATGGACTTTGTTCTTTGGAAAATGGCTAAAGAAGGTGAACCTGCTTGGGATTCACCATGGGGTGCTGGTCGCCCAGGTTGGCATATAGAGTGTTCTGCAATGTCGAAGAAACTACTTGGTGAAACTTTTGATATTCACGCAGGTGGTTCTGACCTTAGATTCCCACATCATGAAAATGAAATCGCTCAATCTGAAGCTTGTAATGAATGTACATTCGCTAATTATTGGCTACACTCTGGTATGGTGAAAGTAAACGCTGAAAAAATGTCTAAATCACTAAATAATTTCTTCACTATTGTTGAAGTATTAAAAGAATATCATCCAGAAGTTGTAAGATACTTTTTAGCATCAAATGTATATAGAAGTGAAATCAACTACTCACAAGAAAATCTAGATAATGCAAAAGCATCTATAGAAAGGCTATTTACAGCTATGCGTGGAGTTGAACCAGTCGAAGTAAACTTACCAGAAGATGCTACAGAATATGAGCAGAAATTTATCAAAGCAATGGATAACGACTTTAATGCTCCTGAAGCATTAGCAGTATTATTTAGCCTAGCAAAAGAAATTAACACTCTAAAAACTACAAACAAATTCAAAGCTAGTGGTTATGCATTTTTATTGCGTAAATTATGTGATGTTTTAGGCATATTATTTACAGATGTAGAAGAATATTTCACTCAAGATAATAGCATTGATGCTACTGAAATCGAAAAACTTATCACGGAACGAGCACAAGCAAAAAAAGATAAAAACTATGCTCGAGCTGATGAGATTAGAGATGAATTAACTGAGCAAGGTATTGTCTTAGAAGATAGTGCGACAGGTACAATTTGGAAAAAAGGTTAG
- a CDS encoding solute carrier family 23 protein — protein MMDLKLLFKILSATTDSQFSLKKECLGGITTFLSMMYIIVVNPMILSQAGVPYDGALTATLLVSFIGCVSMGILSNNPIAVAPGMGINAFFTYAIVQHMNVSWQILELS, from the coding sequence ATGATGGATTTAAAATTGCTTTTTAAAATACTTTCAGCTACAACAGACTCACAGTTCTCACTAAAAAAAGAATGTCTTGGCGGAATAACCACATTTCTCTCAATGATGTATATAATAGTTGTTAACCCAATGATTTTATCTCAAGCTGGTGTGCCATATGATGGAGCCTTAACAGCTACACTTTTAGTATCTTTTATAGGTTGTGTATCAATGGGAATTCTTTCAAACAATCCTATTGCTGTTGCTCCGGGAATGGGAATTAATGCTTTTTTCACTTATGCTATAGTTCAGCACATGAATGTTAGCTGGCAAATATTAGAGCTATCCTAA
- a CDS encoding MFS transporter encodes MFKQIKTTFKHSFGNIIEWYDFSLYGYFATIISIQFFPNSSPFIALIATFGAFAAGFIARPIGSIFFGRLGDRLGRHYAMNLAIIMMAVPTVIMAFLPGYNQIGIWAPVLLVMVRIFQGLSAGGQFGNLMTITAEEDNQTHTGFNLAVAYSTSVVGFLLASGVSFLTINLLPESLQYYAWRVPFALGFLLLLLHLFFREGDKIQEEIKEDENSNLEIKPMQDLLKHYSWRLSLVVVLSTTAMILYYLDVTYMVTYMEEELGLSLSTALAINTISIVAMCIVMPIFGYLSDIYGRKLTHIIGYLLLLIFTVPMVTLMQLQGVFIVASMVISMAVLTAIIQGVSTPYYTEIFPPRVRATGCSIGFGFGASLSGFAPMIATIIMGYTSATVGLCILLITVGIIGLIIAIIIPNAQVETRRLNSLTND; translated from the coding sequence ATGTTCAAACAAATCAAAACAACCTTTAAACACTCATTTGGTAATATTATTGAATGGTATGATTTTTCATTATATGGCTATTTTGCGACCATCATTTCTATTCAATTTTTTCCTAACTCTAGTCCTTTTATAGCACTAATTGCTACTTTTGGTGCCTTTGCTGCTGGTTTCATAGCAAGACCAATCGGTTCAATATTTTTTGGTAGACTCGGTGATCGGCTTGGTAGACACTACGCAATGAATCTAGCTATCATCATGATGGCTGTACCAACAGTTATAATGGCTTTCTTGCCTGGCTATAACCAAATTGGTATTTGGGCTCCGGTATTGCTAGTAATGGTGAGGATATTCCAAGGTCTTTCAGCTGGTGGTCAATTTGGTAACTTAATGACAATAACCGCAGAAGAAGACAATCAAACTCATACGGGCTTTAATCTTGCAGTTGCTTATTCAACATCTGTTGTTGGTTTTTTACTTGCCTCTGGTGTTAGTTTTCTAACTATAAACTTACTCCCAGAAAGCCTACAATACTACGCTTGGCGAGTCCCTTTTGCTTTGGGTTTTCTACTGTTACTACTACATTTGTTCTTTAGAGAAGGTGACAAAATCCAAGAAGAAATAAAAGAAGATGAAAATAGTAATCTTGAAATTAAACCTATGCAGGACCTCCTTAAACATTATAGTTGGAGACTTTCTTTGGTTGTAGTCCTATCTACAACAGCAATGATTCTATACTATTTAGATGTGACATATATGGTTACTTATATGGAGGAAGAATTAGGTTTAAGTCTATCAACAGCTCTCGCAATAAATACCATAAGTATAGTTGCCATGTGTATAGTTATGCCCATTTTCGGGTATCTATCGGATATATATGGTAGAAAACTAACTCATATAATTGGCTATCTACTACTACTTATATTTACAGTCCCAATGGTTACGCTAATGCAACTACAAGGTGTATTTATAGTAGCTAGTATGGTTATATCCATGGCTGTTTTAACTGCCATTATACAAGGTGTTTCAACGCCATACTATACGGAGATTTTCCCTCCTCGAGTAAGAGCTACAGGTTGCTCAATAGGGTTTGGATTCGGTGCTTCACTTTCTGGATTTGCCCCAATGATTGCAACTATAATTATGGGATACACATCTGCTACAGTTGGCTTATGTATTCTTTTAATCACTGTTGGAATTATCGGTCTAATAATTGCAATAATTATTCCTAATGCCCAAGTAGAAACAAGAAGACTTAATAGTCTAACAAATGACTAA
- the dgt gene encoding dGTP triphosphohydrolase: MNINLYCENDYIRQNNNIKAKENFSPFRRDYARVIHSSSFRRLQSKTQIFPSFENDFFRNRLTHSLEVAQIAKSIAVKLNYDYGLNLDYDLIETAALCHDIGHPPFGHNGEVALNAKMKEFGGFESNAQTLRLISHTAKKDIDQKQSFGLNLTYRTLAATIKYDNLIPVKADKVTKGYYQEESRLVENIKKSLLTNESTASNESFKTIECYIMDVADDIAYSTYDVEDALKGGFIDPLSMASIDDKLIAKILNAVPDNLNITAEDVKGILKNIFAEKIDFDGDCRDIYQASKNIANNSLLRTKLTSKLVDSCIQNISFDFNEEEPILSKVYLSDEITKQVEVLKKYILFKVIKSPKLNVLRYRGREIISEIFDILIESTPAESLLPDDIGAIFYSAQNEQVKARIISDYISSMTDRYIIELYNQFKSDPSTMIFKPFS; the protein is encoded by the coding sequence ATGAATATAAATCTATACTGCGAAAACGACTATATTAGACAAAATAACAATATTAAAGCAAAAGAAAATTTTTCACCTTTTAGGCGTGATTATGCAAGGGTAATACATTCGTCGTCCTTTAGAAGGCTACAATCAAAAACTCAAATATTTCCAAGTTTTGAAAATGATTTTTTTCGAAACAGGCTGACTCATTCACTAGAAGTTGCTCAAATAGCGAAATCAATAGCTGTTAAGCTTAACTATGACTATGGTTTGAACTTAGATTATGATTTGATAGAGACAGCAGCACTTTGTCACGATATTGGGCATCCTCCGTTTGGGCATAATGGAGAAGTTGCATTAAATGCAAAAATGAAAGAGTTCGGAGGGTTTGAAAGTAATGCGCAGACTCTAAGACTTATTTCTCACACAGCAAAAAAAGATATCGATCAGAAACAGAGTTTCGGTTTAAATCTTACTTATAGGACTCTCGCTGCAACTATAAAGTATGATAATTTAATTCCAGTCAAAGCTGACAAAGTTACAAAAGGATATTACCAAGAAGAGTCAAGACTAGTAGAGAATATTAAAAAGAGTTTACTTACAAATGAAAGTACAGCGTCTAATGAAAGTTTCAAGACTATAGAATGCTATATTATGGATGTGGCAGATGATATTGCTTACTCAACTTATGATGTGGAAGATGCATTAAAAGGCGGATTTATAGATCCATTATCTATGGCAAGTATTGATGATAAGCTTATAGCTAAAATATTAAATGCTGTGCCGGATAATTTAAACATCACAGCAGAGGATGTAAAAGGTATTCTAAAAAATATTTTCGCCGAAAAAATAGATTTTGATGGTGATTGTCGAGATATCTATCAGGCTTCTAAAAATATTGCAAATAATAGTCTTTTAAGAACAAAGCTTACATCTAAGCTTGTTGATAGTTGCATTCAAAACATCTCTTTTGATTTCAATGAGGAAGAACCAATACTTTCTAAGGTTTATTTGAGTGATGAAATCACTAAACAAGTTGAGGTGCTTAAAAAATATATTCTTTTTAAAGTTATAAAGTCACCAAAGCTTAATGTTTTGCGTTACCGGGGTAGAGAGATAATCTCAGAAATCTTTGATATTTTGATAGAATCAACACCTGCAGAGAGTTTACTTCCAGATGATATTGGTGCTATATTTTATAGCGCACAAAACGAGCAAGTTAAAGCTAGGATTATTAGTGATTATATATCTTCAATGACAGATAGATATATTATAGAACTTTATAATCAGTTTAAGTCAGACCCATCTACGATGATTTTTAAGCCTTTTTCTTAA
- a CDS encoding multidrug effflux MFS transporter → MYKAAKPSIFILILMVSLGPFGDTIYAPALPELKKILATDYSHVQLTITSYLVGYSVSQILYGPLSDRFGRKPLILIGSALFILSSVICIISPNVDTLIYARLLQGFGAAAGGVIATVAVKDVFKLKDQGAVFAIMNIAFALAPAVGAILGVFLTPELIFWVLFAAATMLFIKVSIFFPETIQEKNYDALTPRNLFKTYLSLFKDHQFFFATFVLGINISVIYACLIEAPDIFVNILRLEKTSFLYLLIIMVVAVVLGSLFCAKISKLVRYKFLINFGMICTLISGILCVYAFKLLTGTELSIALTFILSLTFIGVSFSVPLLTPIALENFSTTAGAASSIMGFMQMGIASITTAIMSQLNFGSEFCLAFAFVILPTIGLAIFLPYSCYFLKK, encoded by the coding sequence ATGTATAAAGCAGCAAAACCATCGATTTTCATTTTAATTTTAATGGTTTCATTGGGTCCATTTGGAGACACTATTTATGCGCCTGCTCTGCCTGAACTAAAGAAAATACTTGCTACAGATTATTCGCATGTACAGCTTACAATTACATCTTATTTGGTTGGATACTCAGTAAGCCAAATACTATATGGACCTTTATCTGATAGGTTTGGACGTAAGCCTCTTATCTTGATTGGTTCTGCACTTTTTATTTTAAGTTCTGTTATTTGTATCATAAGCCCAAATGTTGATACTTTAATCTACGCAAGACTTCTACAAGGATTCGGAGCTGCTGCTGGAGGTGTAATTGCAACAGTTGCTGTTAAAGATGTTTTTAAACTCAAAGATCAAGGTGCTGTATTCGCAATTATGAATATAGCCTTTGCTCTTGCACCTGCCGTAGGAGCTATTTTAGGAGTATTTTTAACTCCAGAATTAATCTTCTGGGTTTTATTTGCTGCTGCAACAATGTTATTTATAAAGGTTTCTATTTTCTTCCCAGAAACTATTCAAGAAAAAAACTATGACGCTCTAACACCAAGAAACTTATTCAAAACATATCTATCACTATTTAAAGATCATCAATTCTTTTTTGCAACATTTGTTTTAGGGATAAATATCAGTGTAATTTATGCTTGTCTAATAGAGGCTCCTGATATATTTGTCAATATTCTTCGGTTAGAAAAAACAAGCTTCTTATACCTGCTTATTATAATGGTTGTAGCTGTAGTTCTTGGTTCACTTTTTTGTGCTAAGATAAGTAAATTAGTCCGCTATAAATTCCTAATAAACTTTGGTATGATCTGCACTCTTATTTCTGGGATACTTTGCGTCTATGCGTTCAAGTTACTTACAGGAACAGAACTTTCAATAGCCTTAACATTCATACTATCATTAACTTTTATAGGGGTATCTTTTAGTGTTCCTTTACTAACACCTATAGCATTAGAGAATTTTTCAACTACTGCAGGAGCGGCTTCTTCTATAATGGGTTTTATGCAAATGGGCATAGCTTCTATAACTACAGCCATCATGAGTCAACTCAACTTTGGTAGTGAATTTTGCTTAGCTTTTGCTTTTGTAATACTACCGACTATTGGCCTAGCGATATTTTTACCTTACAGCTGCTATTTTTTAAAAAAATAG